The following coding sequences are from one Triticum aestivum cultivar Chinese Spring chromosome 5A, IWGSC CS RefSeq v2.1, whole genome shotgun sequence window:
- the LOC123102320 gene encoding uncharacterized protein isoform X1 — MAALRCYSSTAAIIVPRRKICARASMDGCSSSESRRRASSSVSFTCKVNKVYEDKNMGILCYTDETGELLCEGLDEGPRLTRQDIEKLTQESVSAVTCSDQRIEEHGRRLAGESAADRGRDRLERPPVCCCHGEEVKMEADFKLSPVGRKDWRALGADLAGQLLLFVSLC; from the exons ATGGCTGCCTTGAGGTGCTACTCTTCTACTGCTGCAATCATAGTCCCAAGGAGGAAGATTTGTGCAAGAGCTTCCATGGATGGCTGCTCCAGTTCCGAATCCAGGCGACGAGCTTCTAGTTCGGTCAGCTTCACCTGCAAGGTGAACAAG GTTTATGAGGACAAAAACATGGGCATCCTCTGTTACACTGATGAGACTGGTGAATTGCTGTGCGAGGGCTTGGATGAAGGCCCGAGACTAACGAGGCAAGATATTGAGAAATTGACCCAAGAGAG TGTGTCTGCTGTGACATGTTCTGATCAGAGAATCGAAGAACACGGCAGAAGATTGGCGGGAGAGAGCGCTGCGGATCGCGGGCGGGATCGACTGGAGCGGCCTCCAGTCTGCTGCTGCCACGGGGAAGAAGTGAAAATGGAAGCTGACTTCAAGCTTAGCCCT GTAGGAAGGAAGGATTGGAGAGCACTGGGGGCTGATCTAGCTGGTCAACTCCTACTCTTTGTCTCTCTCTGCTGA
- the LOC123102320 gene encoding uncharacterized protein isoform X2, translating into MAALRCYSSTAAIIVPRRKICARASMDGCSSSESRRRASSSVSFTCKVNKVYEDKNMGILCYTDETGELLCEGLDEGPRLTRQDIEKLTQERESKNTAEDWRERALRIAGGIDWSGLQSAAATGKK; encoded by the exons ATGGCTGCCTTGAGGTGCTACTCTTCTACTGCTGCAATCATAGTCCCAAGGAGGAAGATTTGTGCAAGAGCTTCCATGGATGGCTGCTCCAGTTCCGAATCCAGGCGACGAGCTTCTAGTTCGGTCAGCTTCACCTGCAAGGTGAACAAG GTTTATGAGGACAAAAACATGGGCATCCTCTGTTACACTGATGAGACTGGTGAATTGCTGTGCGAGGGCTTGGATGAAGGCCCGAGACTAACGAGGCAAGATATTGAGAAATTGACCCAAGAGAG AGAATCGAAGAACACGGCAGAAGATTGGCGGGAGAGAGCGCTGCGGATCGCGGGCGGGATCGACTGGAGCGGCCTCCAGTCTGCTGCTGCCACGGGGAAGAAGTGA
- the LOC123102318 gene encoding alanine aminotransferase 2 codes for MSPASARALTVDSLNPKVLALADHLGGAVARRAERMQKELETNPGLYPFNEIIYCNLSNPHYLGQQPIKFFREVLALCDYPHLLNCSVTSSIFSSDAITRAREILDLIPGRAMGGYSHCQGTEGLRNAIAAGIATRDAFPCNAEDIFLTDGAAAPVHMVMHLLIRDEKDGILCPIPSHFLYTSSMALCGATLVPYYLDESGGWAVSISNLKKQLDGARSEGITVRGLVVVNPGNPTGQVLVKENQCEIVEFCRNENLVLLADEVYQENVYTDEKKFISFKKIARSMGFGEEDISLISFHSVSNGYYGECGRRGGYMEVTGFNSEVRKQVYKVASLSSCSNLAGQVLVSLVMNPPKVGDESYTSYREERDRIMLSLSRCAEAMVQAFNSLEGLTCSKAEGAMFVFPSVRLPKRAIAAAEAMNAKPDVFYALRLLENTGIVVLPGSVFGQVPGAWHFRCTILQQEEKVQLIIYRFKAFHKAFMEEFRD; via the exons CGCATGCAAAAAGAGCTAGAAACAAATCCAGGTTTATACCCTTTCAATGAG ATAATCTATTGCAACCTTAGCAATCCACATTATCTCGGACAACAGCCAATTAAGTTCTTCCGTGAG GTTCTTGCCTTGTGTGATTACCCGCATCTTCTAAACTGCAGTGTAACTAGTTCCATATTCAG TTCTGATGCAATAACAAGGGCAAGGGAGATTCTAGACCTCATTCCTGGGAGAGCAATGGGAGGATACAGCCACTGTCAG GGTACTGAAGGGTTGCGAAATGCAATTGCTGCTGGAATAGCCACTCGTGATGCTTTCCCATGCAATGCAGAGGACATTTTCCTGACAGATGGAGCAGCCGCGCCG GTTCATATGGTAATGCACCTGTTGATACGAGATGAAAAAGATGGCATCCTTTGCCCGATTCCATCACACTTCCTTTATACAAGCTCAATGGCTCTGTGTGGCGCAACTCTT GTACCATATTACCTTGACGAATCAGGAGGTTGGGCCGTGAGTATTTCGAACCTGAAGAAGCAGCTGGATGGTGCCCGATCTGAAGGCATCACTGTTAGGGGACTTGTGGTTGTAAATCCAGGCAATCCTACTGGGCAG GTTCTTGTGAAGGAAAACCAGTGTGAAATAGTGGAATTCTGCAGGAATGAAAACCTTGTTCTTCTAGCAGATGAG GTTTACCAAGAAAATGTTTACACAGATGAAAAGAAATTTATCTCTTTCAAGAAGATAGCACGGTCCATGGGTTTTGGTGAAGAAGATATTTCTTTAATATCATTCCATTCAGTTTCTAATG GATACTATGGAGAATGTGGGAGAAGAGGGGGTTACATGGAGGTCACTGGCTTCAATTCTGAAGTTCGGAAACAAGTATACAAAGTGGCATCCCTAAGCTCATGCTCCAACTTAGCCGGCCAGGTTCTCGTGAGCCTAGTCATGAACCCACCAAAG GTTGGAGATGAGTCATACACCTCTTACCGGGAAGAAAGAGATCGCATTATGTTATCGTTATCCCGATGTGCAGAG GCCATGGTGCAGGCATTCAACAGCCTGGAAGGCCTGACTTGCAGCAAGGCTGAAGGGGCAATGTTTGTATTTCCATCTGTTCGGCTGCCTAAAAGGGCGATTGCGGCTGCTGAGGCAATGAACGCCAAGCCAGATGTGTTCTACGCTCTCCGCCTTCTTGAAAACACTGGCATCGTCGTCTTGCCTGGTTCTGTGTTTGGACAA GTACCTGGCGCATGGCATTTCAGATGCACAATCCTGCAACAGGAGGAGAAAGTACAACTGATAATCTATCGCTTTAAGGCGTTCCACAAAGCTTTCATGGAAGAATTTCGCGATTAA